AATAGATAGGATACACTCCACTATACCAACTTATTCCgtcctggaataaaaacattttaaacagcggatagtgtatgtaacaaatgaattagcaatatctgtatatATCTGTCTCCACACtgaatcctaaagtattaggctaggctacatataaattataataggaattattctttgaaagtagagaatattagaacagtgaccgtatcctgcccctaaagcggccgataccgaacaacacatacaCAGCCATGCCCTTGACCTGCGGTTctctaaattctgagggatttgcatgctggtcaggtacaAGATAAATATACAGAGAGACCTTCAacttctccgtgtttggtcagacctactGTATAGGCGTATGCTGCATGGGGTATATCCTGCATAAGTTAGTGTTCATGTATGTTCAAACCTGAAactagtataggcctacctcaggttcaaacacatgtttcacacttaagtgtacgctgcatgactgtatgtttctgttttcagggatgattatcctaatgtctatTAAATGATGGGGgacagtaatttggtagtatgcacccttacaacacacatcgcgcagtgtttctttatgcaaaataaaagttatgcaaaacatcatactttgtaagtatgtagaaatgaatgctatatcgggtccgtttcaaaaagcttcaaaataatcttcattcATATTCTTCTGCCGCTTCTTATAGTTTATTCTTATGATAATTATAAGCTTTttgattattaagtgaagtttgttattagtgcacgaggacaagtgccaattgcgttgatatcacatgcgggcagtctcacgaggtcgaaattgtaacccacgttctcgaatctaaacgctgattggttgattccattacgcgtattcgaaatttcgaatacacgtattagTACACGTTATGAACTGCTTAGCCAACCATATACGTGGGCCCTTCCGGATCTCCTTCGGGTGCTTTCAAACGCCCTTAAGGACCATAATGCTCTGCCACAGCATACGGCTCGAAAAAACCTTTGACATCGCCATTTTCTTGAAATAAAGGTTCATCAGTCTGTAGGCATACGGTACGCCAATATATGCGAAATTAAGGAATATATACACGGATGACGAAAGGTCTAAATTATGAATTAAATTCTGAACATCTATAATACTTGAAAACATAATCAAATATTTTGTATAGCAAGAAATGTTCTGTATACACATTCTACAACCTTTCCATCCATTATCGCTTATTTTTAAtctatttcaatattttatcTCTATTACCCTTTTCAATAAGCATGATTAAAGCTACATATATATGGACATGGTTACAATCTGACCCGGCAATCTTATCATACGATCACTGATCATGCTGTCAATAAGCTTCTCTAGCCATGTACATCAGCTTCCATCTCCGATTTACTTTGTCCTATgatcatcattattatgtttggatgaatccaagtgtgtaaaaatattggatccaacacataataatgatcaaattggatgctttacgcccaatatttatagGTCTcgctacgtctcgtccaatatttttaaactcatagctcgaccaataaatatgggctcaatcgatccaattttatatcaaaatatgacTTGTTAAAGCTCAAAGCTGTAGCTATCTATCATCTACAGGCGCGTAGCTGTCAGTGTATATAGTCCGACATTATACATTTGTAGTCTTGAGGGTACTAACCTTGAGTGTTACTTCTAGCCTTTACAATCGATTATACTGACATTATATTTTCCAGCATATTATTTGAATCATGAGTGACCTATGCCTATAAACCCGCCTATAAGCTTCTTCATGAGTCGAGATGAAAGCATTTTGGATGATTCCGTAACTTTTCATAATAAGGAAGAGCAAATTCTGCCATATCGTATACCACTTTAGGAAATACCTCTCCTTCTGCTGGTGGCTGCTTAATTCCTTTCCCCCATCCAGTGCTTGTCGTACAATTCGTCCCCCATTGAAGCTCGGCCTCTGCTTCGCGTATCGCTTTTCCCATGACCCAAGTATCTTCGTCTGGCGTACCCTGCTCCCAGTGCAGTAACCCTTCATTGTAAATCAAACCCACGTTATCACAATATTTCTTCATCATTTCAGCAGGATTCTTCATGACATCTTCGACATCTAAAATACAAAAGTCTTCCTTCAAGTTCGACTCAACATACTCTACCAGATCgctcaaacatttgaaaatgtttacaTCTTTCGGTAACCAATCTCTATAATTTTGTTCAGGATCGCCAGTCATGCGACTACAAACTCGGTAGTAAGATTTGAAAACAGATATCGGTTTTCTGATGAGGAATGAATTTCGATAGCCTTTTGGCATCACATGATAACGCCCATCAACAGCATACGCAAGATCTTTAACAAACACACTCCGTGCCGATGTATCGTCAGCCTCTAACCATCCTTTGACAGCTTCCACGGTGTACGTGGGCTCTTCCGGTCCTCCTTCGGGTAGTTTCAAGCGCCCTTCAGGACCATAATGTTCTGCCACAGCATACGGCTCGAAAAAACCTTTGACATCACCATTAGAAGTAACTGATTTAATGAATACCGTTGATCCGGAACGAGGAACTGTCCAAACCACGACACGAACTCGGTTTGGTTTTTCTGAGGTCGACATAATGCAATGATTGTCTgcaaca
Above is a genomic segment from Amphiura filiformis chromosome 17, Afil_fr2py, whole genome shotgun sequence containing:
- the LOC140137686 gene encoding uncharacterized protein isoform X2, which produces MSTSEKPNRVRVVVWTVPRSGSTVFIKSVTSNGDVKGFFEPYAVAEHYGPEGRLKLPEGGPEEPTYTVEAVKGWLEADDTSARSVFVKDLAYAVDGRYHVMPKGYRNSFLIRKPISVFKSYYRVCSRMTGDPEQNYRDWLPKDVNIFKCLSDLVEYVESNLKEDFCILDVEDVMKNPAEMMKKYCDNVGLIYNEGLLHWEQGTPDEDTWVMGKAIREAEAELQWGTNCTTSTGWGKGIKQPPAEGEVFPKVVYDMAEFALPYYEKLRNHPKCFHLDS
- the LOC140137686 gene encoding uncharacterized protein isoform X1, which codes for MIPWHLFVSYKDNHCIMSTSEKPNRVRVVVWTVPRSGSTVFIKSVTSNGDVKGFFEPYAVAEHYGPEGRLKLPEGGPEEPTYTVEAVKGWLEADDTSARSVFVKDLAYAVDGRYHVMPKGYRNSFLIRKPISVFKSYYRVCSRMTGDPEQNYRDWLPKDVNIFKCLSDLVEYVESNLKEDFCILDVEDVMKNPAEMMKKYCDNVGLIYNEGLLHWEQGTPDEDTWVMGKAIREAEAELQWGTNCTTSTGWGKGIKQPPAEGEVFPKVVYDMAEFALPYYEKLRNHPKCFHLDS